Proteins encoded by one window of Primulina huaijiensis isolate GDHJ02 chromosome 1, ASM1229523v2, whole genome shotgun sequence:
- the LOC140988214 gene encoding uncharacterized protein has protein sequence MTSNLTIGGVGGENPGESDDRSRAHHEDQDRWENFGAGGLSEIEEEFSIDISSNRQMNNLETIKEDTDGSLFSFDFHGGGGDDSVYVAVRKQNEEASMDALIWAMKNTVISPSTVVFLIHVFPETKFIPSPLGKLSVSQVNPEQKENYMAQERGKRREFLQKFLNVCSASQSQVRIAGF, from the exons ATGACGTCGAACCTCACGATAGGCGGCGTCGGTGGAGAGAATCCCGGAGAATCCGATGATAGGTCGAGAGCCCACCATGAAGATCAAGATCGCTGGGAGAATTTCGGCGCCGGTGGATTGAGTGAGATTGAAGAGGAGTTTTCAATCGATATTAGCAGCAATAGACAGATGAATAATCTTGAAACCATCAAGGAAGACACTGATGGAAGCTTGTTTTCCTTCGATTTCCACGGCGGCGGCGGCGATGACTCCGTGTACGTGGCTGTGCGGAAACAGAACGAAGAAGCCAGCATGGATGCGTTGATCTGGGCTATGAAGAATACCGTCATCTCCCCTTCTACAGTTGTTTTCCTCATTCATGTCTTTCCCGAGACCAAGTTCATTCCTTCTCCAT TGGGGAAGCTTTCGGTCAGTCAAGTGAACCCGGAACAGAAGGAGAATTACATGGCCCAAGAAAGAGGCAAGAGAAGAGAATTCCTTCAAAAGTTTCTTAATGTCTGTTCAGCCTCGCAGTCTCAGGTACGAATAGCTGGATTTtag
- the LOC140980644 gene encoding serine/threonine-protein kinase D6PK-like, with product MASKDDARTPMELQGKIIAVHHASESNKSSKSKPVDTKQSADSGVVIKSAPIHTDKSNTSPTNFNGSLHLSYLNSDSNISSVESEQVSTAVHEANEIQSLLETSVVQEKKSEQGSVKNGSVFGKKISGSGKISDQADMVESGKSSICRGSTGSDLSNESTCSSFSSSINKPHKANDLQWEAIQAVRARDGVLGLSHFRLLKRLGCGDIGSVYLAELSATKCYFAMKVMDKTSLASRKKLLRAQTEREILQCLDHPFLPTLYNHFETDKFSCLVMEFCPGGDLHTLRQRQPGKYFSEQAVKFYVAEILLALEYLHMLGIVYRDLKPENVLVRDDGHIMLSDFDLSLRCAVSPTLVKTSSSDSDPQQKNPVYCAQPACIEPSCIQPSCAVPTTCFGPRLFSSKSKKDRKPKNEIGNQVSPLPELIAEPTNARSMSFVGTHEYLAPEIIKGDGHGSAVDWWTFGIFIYELLFGKTPFKGSGNRATLFNVVGQPLRFPESPVVSFAARDLIRGLLVKEPQHRLAYKRGATEIKQHHFFEGVNWALIRCATPPEIPKPVDFDKLRLPGASTTEKANAAADKNQKSDKYLEFDFF from the exons ATGGCCTCAAAAGATGATGCTAGAACTCCCATGGAACTCCAAGGAAAAATTATTGCTGTCCACCATGCAAGTGAATCAAATAAATCAAGCAAGTCCAAGCCTGTTGATACTAAACAATCAGCAGATTCAGGTGTCGTAATTAAGTCAGCCCCAATACATACTGATAAATCAAATACATCGCCGACCAATTTCAATGGGTCTTTGCATTTGTCATATCTTAACTCTGATTCAAACATTTCTTCCGTTGAATCAGAGCAAGTCTCAACAGCTGTTCATGAGGCTAACGAGATACAAAGCTTGCTTGAAACTTCTGTTGTTCAAGAGAAGAAATCCGAACAGGGAAGTGTAAAGAACGGTTCAGTGTTTGGTAAAAAAATTAGCGGAAGTGGCAAAATAAGTGATCAGGCTGATATGGTTGAGAGTGGAAAGAGTAGCATTTGTCGAGGAAGCACAGGTAGTGATTTGAGCAATGAGAGCACGTGTAGCAGCTTTAGTAGTAGTATCAATAAGCCACATAAAGCGAATGATTTACAATGGGAAGCCATCCAAGCTGTGCGTGCTAGAGACGGTGTGTTAGGCTTGAGTCATTTCCGGCTCCTGAAAAGATTAGGTTGTGGAGATATTGGAAGTGTTTATTTGGCGGAGTTGAGTGCGACCAAATGTTACTTTGCAATGAAGGTTATGGATAAGACGTCTCTAGCTAGTCGTAAAAAACTTCTTCGAGCTCAGACGGAAAGAGAGATATTGCAGTGCCTGGACCATCCCTTCCTTCCGACTTTATATAACCATTTCGAGACCGATAAGTTTTCTTGTTTGGTTATGGAGTTCTGCCCTGGAGGAGACCTGCACACTCTTAGACAGAGACAGCCCGGAAAATATTTCTCTGAGCAAGCAGTAAA ATTTTACGTCGCAGAAATCTTGCTCGCTCTAGAGTATTTACACATGCTTGGGATTGTCTATCGTGATCTTAAGCCCGAAAATGTCCTTGTTAGGGATGATGGACATATAATGCTCTCGGATTTCGATCTCTCGCTTCGATGTGCTGTTAGCCCTACTTTGGTTAAGACCTCATCCTCTGACTCAGATCCCCAGCAGAAAAATCCCGTGTACTGTGCCCAACCAGCATGCATCGAACCATCCTGCATCCAGCCATCATGTGCCGTTCCAACAACATGCTTTGGTCCTCGACTCTTTTCAAGCAAATCCAAGAAAGATAgaaaacccaaaaatgaaatcGGGAACCAAGTTAGTCCATTACCTGAGCTGATTGCTGAACCAACCAATGCTCGATCAATGTCGTTTGTCGGAACTCATGAGTATCTTGCACCAGAGATCATCAAAGGTGATGGCCATGGTAGCGCTGTGGATTGGTGGACTTTTGGTATCTTTATTTACGAGCTTTTGTTCGGCAAAACCCCATTTAAAGGATCAGGTAATCGAGCAACATTGTTCAATGTCGTCGGACAGCCTCTTCGATTCCCAGAGTCTCCTGTTGTCAGTTTTGCTGCCAGGGATCTGATTCGAGGATTACTCGTGAAAGAGCCTCAGCATCGGTTGGCGTATAAACGAGGTGCAACGGAGATAAAGCAGCATCATTTCTTTGAAGGAGTTAACTGGGCTTTGATACGTTGTGCCACCCCTCCTGAAATACCAAAGCCTGTTGACTTTGACAAATTGCGTCTTCCAGGAGCATCAACGACCGAAAAGGCAAATGCTGCTGCTGATAAGAATCAGAAAAGTGATAAGTATCTTGAATTTGATTTCTTCTAG
- the LOC140980666 gene encoding oligopeptide transporter 5-like isoform X1, which yields MENSDGDEMMSVAYGSKKPVSDKVNVDESAVEEENDSPIEEVRLTVPITDDPTLPCLTFRTWFLGIISCAALGFLNQFFSYRQNALSITSVSAQILVLPIGKLMAAYLPRKEIHIPGTKWSFSLNPGPFNLKEHCLITIFANAGATSVYAVNIVTIIKAFYHRKLNPVAALLLTHSTQLLGYGWAGIFRKYLVDSPYMWWPSNLVQVSLFRALHDVEVRRKGGLTRLQFFIFVLVSSFSYYIVPNYLFQSITALSFVCWIWKDSVTAQQIGAGIRGLGIGSFALDWATVASFLGSPLATPGFAISNMLVGFIIVVYIVLPIAYWNNLYNAKRFPILSPHVFDSNGAPYNISAIITEKTFEFNNQGYDSYSKVYLSIVFVLTYGLSFASLAATLSHVALFYGGAIWKQTKASFQDKSGDVHTRLMRKNYDPVPQWWFYSLLVIVIGMSFFACEGFNRQLQLPYWGIVLAFALAFAFTLPIGVIMATTNQGTGLNVISEMIIGFMYQGKPLANVVFKTYGTISMSQAITFLSDFKLGHYMKIPPKSMFLVQLTGTFVTSLVYFGTAWWLLTTIDHICDPSQLPAGSPWTCPGDDVFYSASIIWGVVGPLRMFGKLGIYPQMNYFFLFGLVAPLPVWYFARRYPEKKWIQLINIPILISGAGNLPVAKVVNYMCWFSVGLFFNFYVYRRFKGWWARHNYILSAGLEAGVAFMATLCYFTLQFRGISGPSWWGQAVDDHCPLAKCPTAPGIVVEGCPVVH from the exons ATGGAGAATTCAGACGGTGATGAGATGATGTCTGTGGCGTATGGATCCAAGAAACCTGTTTCAGACAAAGTTAATGTCGATGAAAGTGCTGTGG AAGAAGAGAATGATTCTCCCATAGAAGAAGTGCGGCTCACTGTGCCGATAACAGATGATCCTACCCTTCCTTGTTTGACATTTCGAACATGGTTCCTAGGGATAATCTCGTGTGCAGCATTAGGATTTCTAAACCAGTTCTTCAGTTATCGCCAAAACGCCCTCTCCATTACATCTGTTTCAGCCCAAATATTGGTCCTTCCCATTGGAAAGCTTATGGCTGCATATCTTCCAAGAAAAGAAATACACATCCCTggaacaaaatggtcattttcaTTGAATCCAGGGCCTTTCAACTTGAAGGAACATTGCCTGATAACCATATTTGCTAATGCCGGCGCGACTTCTGTGTATGCAGTGAACATTGTAACGATTATAAAGGCTTTTTATCATCGTAAACTCAACCCTGTTGCAGCACTATTGCTAACACATAGTACACAG TTGCTTGGGTATGGCTGGGCAGGTATTTTTAGGAAATACCTTGTTGATTCACCGTACATGTGGTGGCCCTCCAATCTTGTTCAAGTCTCCCTCTTCAGGGCATTACACGATGTCGAAGTCCGGAGAAAAGGAGGCCTCACAAGGTTACAGTTCttcatttttgttcttgtttcGAGCTTCTCATATTACATCGTCCCAAACTATCTGTTCCAATCCATCACTGCCCTTTCCTTTGTCTGTTGGATATGGAAAGATTCAGTCACAGCACAACAAATAGGAGCAGGAATCCGTGGCCTCGGAATCGGATCATTTGCCCTGGATTGGGCTACCGTAGCAAGTTTTCTTGGAAGCCCATTGGCCACTCCAGGTTTTGCTATTAGTAACATGCTCGTTGGTTTCATAATAGTCGTCTACATTGTCTTACCAATTGCCTACTGGAACAACTTGTACAACGCTAAGCGATTCCCGATCCTTTCGCCTCATGTGTTTGATTCTAATGGAGCACCTTACAACATATCAGCAATTATTACCGAGaaaacatttgaattcaatAATCAGGGATATGATAGCTACAGCAAGGTTTATCTGAGCATAGTTTTCGTGCTTACATACGGTTTAAGCTTCGCAAGTTTGGCTGCTACTTTGTCACATGTAGCACTCTTCTATGGCGG AGCAATTTGGAAACAAACAAAGGCGTCCTTTCAAGACAAATCTGGAGATGTGCACACTAGGTTGATGAGGAAAAACTACGACCCGGTACCTCAATGGTGGTTTTACAGTCTTCTGGTTATTGTAATTGGCATGTCGTTTTTCGCCTGTGAAGGATTTAATAGGCAATTACAGCTTCCATATTGGGGTATTGTTTTAGCATTTGCTCTGGCGTTCGCATTCACCCTGCCTATTGGTGTCATTATGGCCACCACAAACCAG GGAACAGGACTGAATGTCATATCTGAGATGATAATCGGTTTCATGTATCAAGGGAAACCTCTAGCCAATGTGGTCTTCAAAACATATGGAACCATCAGCATGTCTCAAGCCATCACTTTTCTCTCGGATTTCAAACTAGGACATTACATGAAAATTCCTCCGAAATCCATGTTCCTTGTCCAG TTAACAGGAACATTTGTTACCTCCTTGGTATACTTTGGTACGGCCTGGTGGCTCCTCACAACAATAGACCACATCTGCGATCCATCGCAACTGCCAGCCGGAAGCCCATGGACATGCCCTGGAGACGATGTTTTCTACAGTGCTTCCATAATTTGGGGAGTCGTCGGCCCTCTCCGGATGTTCGGGAAACTCGGGATATACCCTCAGATGAACTATTTCTTCCTCTTCGGCCTTGTTGCTCCATTACCAGTTTGGTACTTTGCACGAAGATACCCCGAAAAGAAGTGGATCCAACTCATCAATATTCCAATTCTTATATCAGGGGCAGGGAATTTGCCGGTAGCCAAAGTTGTCAACTACATGTGCTGGTTTAGCGTGGGGCTATTCTTCAACTTTTATGTATATCGAAGATTCAAGGGGTGGTGGGCGAGGCATAATTATATTCTATCTGCTGGGTTGGAAGCCGGGGTTGCGTTTATGGCTACCTTGTGCTATTTTACGTTGCAGTTTCGGGGTATCTCTGGGCCGAGCTGGTGGGGGCAGGCGGTGGATGATCACTGTCCATTGGCTAAGTGTCCAACAGCACCTGGAATAGTAGTTGAAGGGTGTCCAGTTGTTCATTGA
- the LOC140980666 gene encoding oligopeptide transporter 5-like isoform X3: MENSDGDEMMSVAYGSKKPVSDKVNVDESAVVNIVTIIKAFYHRKLNPVAALLLTHSTQLLGYGWAGIFRKYLVDSPYMWWPSNLVQVSLFRALHDVEVRRKGGLTRLQFFIFVLVSSFSYYIVPNYLFQSITALSFVCWIWKDSVTAQQIGAGIRGLGIGSFALDWATVASFLGSPLATPGFAISNMLVGFIIVVYIVLPIAYWNNLYNAKRFPILSPHVFDSNGAPYNISAIITEKTFEFNNQGYDSYSKVYLSIVFVLTYGLSFASLAATLSHVALFYGGAIWKQTKASFQDKSGDVHTRLMRKNYDPVPQWWFYSLLVIVIGMSFFACEGFNRQLQLPYWGIVLAFALAFAFTLPIGVIMATTNQGTGLNVISEMIIGFMYQGKPLANVVFKTYGTISMSQAITFLSDFKLGHYMKIPPKSMFLVQLTGTFVTSLVYFGTAWWLLTTIDHICDPSQLPAGSPWTCPGDDVFYSASIIWGVVGPLRMFGKLGIYPQMNYFFLFGLVAPLPVWYFARRYPEKKWIQLINIPILISGAGNLPVAKVVNYMCWFSVGLFFNFYVYRRFKGWWARHNYILSAGLEAGVAFMATLCYFTLQFRGISGPSWWGQAVDDHCPLAKCPTAPGIVVEGCPVVH, from the exons ATGGAGAATTCAGACGGTGATGAGATGATGTCTGTGGCGTATGGATCCAAGAAACCTGTTTCAGACAAAGTTAATGTCGATGAAAGTGCTGTGG TGAACATTGTAACGATTATAAAGGCTTTTTATCATCGTAAACTCAACCCTGTTGCAGCACTATTGCTAACACATAGTACACAG TTGCTTGGGTATGGCTGGGCAGGTATTTTTAGGAAATACCTTGTTGATTCACCGTACATGTGGTGGCCCTCCAATCTTGTTCAAGTCTCCCTCTTCAGGGCATTACACGATGTCGAAGTCCGGAGAAAAGGAGGCCTCACAAGGTTACAGTTCttcatttttgttcttgtttcGAGCTTCTCATATTACATCGTCCCAAACTATCTGTTCCAATCCATCACTGCCCTTTCCTTTGTCTGTTGGATATGGAAAGATTCAGTCACAGCACAACAAATAGGAGCAGGAATCCGTGGCCTCGGAATCGGATCATTTGCCCTGGATTGGGCTACCGTAGCAAGTTTTCTTGGAAGCCCATTGGCCACTCCAGGTTTTGCTATTAGTAACATGCTCGTTGGTTTCATAATAGTCGTCTACATTGTCTTACCAATTGCCTACTGGAACAACTTGTACAACGCTAAGCGATTCCCGATCCTTTCGCCTCATGTGTTTGATTCTAATGGAGCACCTTACAACATATCAGCAATTATTACCGAGaaaacatttgaattcaatAATCAGGGATATGATAGCTACAGCAAGGTTTATCTGAGCATAGTTTTCGTGCTTACATACGGTTTAAGCTTCGCAAGTTTGGCTGCTACTTTGTCACATGTAGCACTCTTCTATGGCGG AGCAATTTGGAAACAAACAAAGGCGTCCTTTCAAGACAAATCTGGAGATGTGCACACTAGGTTGATGAGGAAAAACTACGACCCGGTACCTCAATGGTGGTTTTACAGTCTTCTGGTTATTGTAATTGGCATGTCGTTTTTCGCCTGTGAAGGATTTAATAGGCAATTACAGCTTCCATATTGGGGTATTGTTTTAGCATTTGCTCTGGCGTTCGCATTCACCCTGCCTATTGGTGTCATTATGGCCACCACAAACCAG GGAACAGGACTGAATGTCATATCTGAGATGATAATCGGTTTCATGTATCAAGGGAAACCTCTAGCCAATGTGGTCTTCAAAACATATGGAACCATCAGCATGTCTCAAGCCATCACTTTTCTCTCGGATTTCAAACTAGGACATTACATGAAAATTCCTCCGAAATCCATGTTCCTTGTCCAG TTAACAGGAACATTTGTTACCTCCTTGGTATACTTTGGTACGGCCTGGTGGCTCCTCACAACAATAGACCACATCTGCGATCCATCGCAACTGCCAGCCGGAAGCCCATGGACATGCCCTGGAGACGATGTTTTCTACAGTGCTTCCATAATTTGGGGAGTCGTCGGCCCTCTCCGGATGTTCGGGAAACTCGGGATATACCCTCAGATGAACTATTTCTTCCTCTTCGGCCTTGTTGCTCCATTACCAGTTTGGTACTTTGCACGAAGATACCCCGAAAAGAAGTGGATCCAACTCATCAATATTCCAATTCTTATATCAGGGGCAGGGAATTTGCCGGTAGCCAAAGTTGTCAACTACATGTGCTGGTTTAGCGTGGGGCTATTCTTCAACTTTTATGTATATCGAAGATTCAAGGGGTGGTGGGCGAGGCATAATTATATTCTATCTGCTGGGTTGGAAGCCGGGGTTGCGTTTATGGCTACCTTGTGCTATTTTACGTTGCAGTTTCGGGGTATCTCTGGGCCGAGCTGGTGGGGGCAGGCGGTGGATGATCACTGTCCATTGGCTAAGTGTCCAACAGCACCTGGAATAGTAGTTGAAGGGTGTCCAGTTGTTCATTGA
- the LOC140980666 gene encoding oligopeptide transporter 5-like isoform X2, translated as MENSDGDEMMSVAYGSKKPVSDKVNVDESAVEENDSPIEEVRLTVPITDDPTLPCLTFRTWFLGIISCAALGFLNQFFSYRQNALSITSVSAQILVLPIGKLMAAYLPRKEIHIPGTKWSFSLNPGPFNLKEHCLITIFANAGATSVYAVNIVTIIKAFYHRKLNPVAALLLTHSTQLLGYGWAGIFRKYLVDSPYMWWPSNLVQVSLFRALHDVEVRRKGGLTRLQFFIFVLVSSFSYYIVPNYLFQSITALSFVCWIWKDSVTAQQIGAGIRGLGIGSFALDWATVASFLGSPLATPGFAISNMLVGFIIVVYIVLPIAYWNNLYNAKRFPILSPHVFDSNGAPYNISAIITEKTFEFNNQGYDSYSKVYLSIVFVLTYGLSFASLAATLSHVALFYGGAIWKQTKASFQDKSGDVHTRLMRKNYDPVPQWWFYSLLVIVIGMSFFACEGFNRQLQLPYWGIVLAFALAFAFTLPIGVIMATTNQGTGLNVISEMIIGFMYQGKPLANVVFKTYGTISMSQAITFLSDFKLGHYMKIPPKSMFLVQLTGTFVTSLVYFGTAWWLLTTIDHICDPSQLPAGSPWTCPGDDVFYSASIIWGVVGPLRMFGKLGIYPQMNYFFLFGLVAPLPVWYFARRYPEKKWIQLINIPILISGAGNLPVAKVVNYMCWFSVGLFFNFYVYRRFKGWWARHNYILSAGLEAGVAFMATLCYFTLQFRGISGPSWWGQAVDDHCPLAKCPTAPGIVVEGCPVVH; from the exons ATGGAGAATTCAGACGGTGATGAGATGATGTCTGTGGCGTATGGATCCAAGAAACCTGTTTCAGACAAAGTTAATGTCGATGAAAGTGCTGTGG AAGAGAATGATTCTCCCATAGAAGAAGTGCGGCTCACTGTGCCGATAACAGATGATCCTACCCTTCCTTGTTTGACATTTCGAACATGGTTCCTAGGGATAATCTCGTGTGCAGCATTAGGATTTCTAAACCAGTTCTTCAGTTATCGCCAAAACGCCCTCTCCATTACATCTGTTTCAGCCCAAATATTGGTCCTTCCCATTGGAAAGCTTATGGCTGCATATCTTCCAAGAAAAGAAATACACATCCCTggaacaaaatggtcattttcaTTGAATCCAGGGCCTTTCAACTTGAAGGAACATTGCCTGATAACCATATTTGCTAATGCCGGCGCGACTTCTGTGTATGCAGTGAACATTGTAACGATTATAAAGGCTTTTTATCATCGTAAACTCAACCCTGTTGCAGCACTATTGCTAACACATAGTACACAG TTGCTTGGGTATGGCTGGGCAGGTATTTTTAGGAAATACCTTGTTGATTCACCGTACATGTGGTGGCCCTCCAATCTTGTTCAAGTCTCCCTCTTCAGGGCATTACACGATGTCGAAGTCCGGAGAAAAGGAGGCCTCACAAGGTTACAGTTCttcatttttgttcttgtttcGAGCTTCTCATATTACATCGTCCCAAACTATCTGTTCCAATCCATCACTGCCCTTTCCTTTGTCTGTTGGATATGGAAAGATTCAGTCACAGCACAACAAATAGGAGCAGGAATCCGTGGCCTCGGAATCGGATCATTTGCCCTGGATTGGGCTACCGTAGCAAGTTTTCTTGGAAGCCCATTGGCCACTCCAGGTTTTGCTATTAGTAACATGCTCGTTGGTTTCATAATAGTCGTCTACATTGTCTTACCAATTGCCTACTGGAACAACTTGTACAACGCTAAGCGATTCCCGATCCTTTCGCCTCATGTGTTTGATTCTAATGGAGCACCTTACAACATATCAGCAATTATTACCGAGaaaacatttgaattcaatAATCAGGGATATGATAGCTACAGCAAGGTTTATCTGAGCATAGTTTTCGTGCTTACATACGGTTTAAGCTTCGCAAGTTTGGCTGCTACTTTGTCACATGTAGCACTCTTCTATGGCGG AGCAATTTGGAAACAAACAAAGGCGTCCTTTCAAGACAAATCTGGAGATGTGCACACTAGGTTGATGAGGAAAAACTACGACCCGGTACCTCAATGGTGGTTTTACAGTCTTCTGGTTATTGTAATTGGCATGTCGTTTTTCGCCTGTGAAGGATTTAATAGGCAATTACAGCTTCCATATTGGGGTATTGTTTTAGCATTTGCTCTGGCGTTCGCATTCACCCTGCCTATTGGTGTCATTATGGCCACCACAAACCAG GGAACAGGACTGAATGTCATATCTGAGATGATAATCGGTTTCATGTATCAAGGGAAACCTCTAGCCAATGTGGTCTTCAAAACATATGGAACCATCAGCATGTCTCAAGCCATCACTTTTCTCTCGGATTTCAAACTAGGACATTACATGAAAATTCCTCCGAAATCCATGTTCCTTGTCCAG TTAACAGGAACATTTGTTACCTCCTTGGTATACTTTGGTACGGCCTGGTGGCTCCTCACAACAATAGACCACATCTGCGATCCATCGCAACTGCCAGCCGGAAGCCCATGGACATGCCCTGGAGACGATGTTTTCTACAGTGCTTCCATAATTTGGGGAGTCGTCGGCCCTCTCCGGATGTTCGGGAAACTCGGGATATACCCTCAGATGAACTATTTCTTCCTCTTCGGCCTTGTTGCTCCATTACCAGTTTGGTACTTTGCACGAAGATACCCCGAAAAGAAGTGGATCCAACTCATCAATATTCCAATTCTTATATCAGGGGCAGGGAATTTGCCGGTAGCCAAAGTTGTCAACTACATGTGCTGGTTTAGCGTGGGGCTATTCTTCAACTTTTATGTATATCGAAGATTCAAGGGGTGGTGGGCGAGGCATAATTATATTCTATCTGCTGGGTTGGAAGCCGGGGTTGCGTTTATGGCTACCTTGTGCTATTTTACGTTGCAGTTTCGGGGTATCTCTGGGCCGAGCTGGTGGGGGCAGGCGGTGGATGATCACTGTCCATTGGCTAAGTGTCCAACAGCACCTGGAATAGTAGTTGAAGGGTGTCCAGTTGTTCATTGA